In Streptomyces canus, one DNA window encodes the following:
- a CDS encoding penicillin acylase family protein, with product MPRRTSRTALDRLRTPGRLTGFLKTASICVLIAGLLSPLAQTASAAEATAANDYCGGQCSDILPPGENGNATLAQVLLNQAFGTQPDHAEDQLGPYANLAKGYSALTNSTINTFFNDASFGVPSDQVASTLSPAGRTDVKIVRDKMTGVPHITGTTRYGTEFGAGYAAAQDRLWLMDVFRHVGRGQLTAFAGGAASNQGLEQQFWRNAPYSEADLQAQIDNAVANNGTRGQQALADANAYLAGINSYIDASDSGRYFPGEYVLTGHKDSVTNAGTIDHFKITDLVALASVIGALFGSGGGGEVNNAISLLAAQEQYGVTKGTEVWESFRERNDPEAVLTVHNGESFPYATKPANPQGEALPDAGSVSTEPLVHDATGTGADQSASAASATATANALTSAKRGMSNALVVSGKYTASGHPVAVFGPQTGYFAPQLLMLQEIQGPGISARGASFAGLSMYVELGRGQDYSWSATTSGQDIIDTYAVELCQDDYHYLYHGTCTAMDKIEQKNSWAPTTADGTAAGSYTMRVWRTKYGPVEYRATVGGKKVAYTTLRSSYLHEADSIIGFQMLNDPDYVKSPQTFQSAVQHINYTFNWFYADSTHTAYYNSGNNPVRASGVDAEFPVWAQAAYEWKNWNPTTNTADYTPASAHPNSIDQDYYVSWNNKQALDYATASWGDGSVHRGNLLEDRVKKLVAAGGVTRASLVKAMADASLADLRAEDVLPDLLKVINSSAVTDSTAAAAVSKLQAWLTAGGKRTETSAGSKKYADADAIRILDAWWPLLAQGIFEPGLGTGLYTALQANLPVDESPSAAHGPTGAHAGSSFQYGWWSYVDKDVRAVLGESVRGPLADKYCGGGSLGACRDILISTLKTAAGKTAAQVYPGDDLCSAGDQWCADSIVQRTLGGIKHSNISWQNRPTFQQVVEFTSHR from the coding sequence ATGCCACGGCGCACCTCACGCACCGCACTCGACAGACTGAGAACTCCCGGCAGACTCACCGGGTTCCTGAAGACCGCATCCATATGCGTCCTGATTGCCGGTCTTTTGTCCCCGCTTGCTCAGACGGCGTCGGCCGCCGAGGCCACGGCGGCGAACGACTACTGCGGCGGCCAGTGTTCCGACATCCTGCCGCCCGGCGAGAACGGCAACGCGACCCTCGCCCAAGTCCTCCTCAATCAGGCCTTCGGTACCCAGCCCGACCACGCCGAGGACCAGCTCGGCCCCTACGCCAACCTGGCCAAGGGCTACTCGGCGCTCACCAACTCCACGATCAACACGTTCTTCAACGACGCGTCGTTCGGGGTCCCGTCCGATCAAGTCGCCTCCACCCTGAGTCCCGCGGGCCGCACCGACGTGAAGATCGTCCGTGACAAGATGACGGGCGTGCCGCACATCACCGGTACCACCAGATACGGCACCGAGTTCGGCGCCGGCTATGCGGCGGCCCAGGACCGGCTGTGGCTCATGGACGTCTTCCGGCACGTCGGTCGCGGCCAGCTCACCGCCTTCGCGGGCGGCGCCGCCTCCAACCAGGGCCTGGAACAGCAGTTCTGGCGCAACGCCCCCTACAGCGAGGCCGACCTCCAGGCCCAGATCGACAACGCCGTCGCGAACAACGGAACCCGCGGCCAGCAGGCCCTCGCCGATGCCAACGCCTACCTCGCCGGCATCAACTCCTACATCGACGCCTCCGACAGCGGCCGCTACTTCCCCGGCGAGTACGTCCTGACCGGCCACAAGGACTCCGTCACCAACGCGGGCACCATCGACCACTTCAAGATCACCGACCTGGTCGCGTTGGCCTCCGTCATCGGCGCCCTGTTCGGCTCCGGGGGCGGCGGCGAGGTCAACAACGCGATCTCCCTGCTGGCCGCCCAGGAGCAGTACGGCGTGACGAAGGGCACCGAGGTCTGGGAGTCGTTCCGCGAGCGCAACGACCCCGAGGCCGTCCTCACCGTCCACAACGGCGAGAGCTTCCCGTACGCCACCAAGCCCGCGAACCCGCAGGGCGAGGCGCTGCCCGACGCCGGTTCGGTGAGCACCGAGCCCCTGGTCCACGACGCCACCGGCACCGGAGCCGACCAGAGCGCGAGCGCGGCCTCCGCCACGGCGACCGCGAACGCCCTCACCTCGGCCAAGCGCGGCATGTCCAACGCCCTTGTCGTCAGCGGCAAGTACACGGCCAGCGGCCACCCGGTCGCCGTCTTCGGACCGCAGACCGGCTACTTCGCGCCCCAACTCCTCATGCTCCAGGAGATCCAGGGCCCCGGCATCAGCGCCCGCGGCGCCTCCTTCGCGGGCCTGAGCATGTACGTCGAGCTCGGCCGCGGCCAGGACTACTCCTGGTCCGCCACGACCTCCGGCCAGGACATCATCGACACCTACGCCGTCGAGCTGTGCCAGGACGACTACCACTACCTCTACCACGGCACCTGCACGGCCATGGACAAGATCGAACAGAAGAACTCCTGGGCCCCGACCACGGCCGACGGCACCGCCGCGGGGTCGTACACCATGAGGGTCTGGCGCACGAAATACGGTCCTGTCGAGTACCGGGCGACCGTCGGCGGCAAGAAGGTCGCCTACACCACCCTGCGCTCCTCCTATCTGCACGAGGCCGACTCGATCATCGGCTTCCAGATGCTGAACGACCCGGACTACGTCAAGAGCCCGCAGACCTTCCAGAGCGCGGTGCAGCACATCAACTACACCTTCAACTGGTTCTACGCCGACTCCACGCACACCGCGTACTACAACAGCGGGAACAACCCGGTGCGCGCGTCCGGCGTCGACGCCGAGTTCCCGGTGTGGGCGCAGGCGGCGTACGAGTGGAAGAACTGGAACCCGACGACGAACACCGCCGACTACACGCCGGCCTCCGCGCACCCCAACTCGATCGACCAGGACTACTACGTCTCCTGGAACAACAAACAGGCGCTCGACTACGCGACGGCCTCCTGGGGCGACGGGTCCGTGCATCGCGGCAATCTGCTGGAAGACCGCGTGAAGAAACTGGTCGCCGCGGGCGGGGTCACCCGGGCCTCGCTGGTGAAGGCCATGGCGGACGCGTCCCTCGCCGACCTGCGCGCGGAGGACGTCCTCCCCGACCTGCTCAAGGTGATCAACAGCTCGGCGGTCACCGACTCCACGGCCGCGGCCGCGGTGAGCAAACTCCAGGCGTGGCTGACCGCCGGCGGCAAGCGCACCGAGACGTCGGCGGGTTCGAAGAAGTACGCCGACGCCGACGCGATCCGCATCCTGGACGCGTGGTGGCCGCTGCTGGCCCAGGGCATCTTCGAACCGGGCCTCGGCACCGGCCTGTACACCGCCCTCCAGGCCAACCTGCCCGTCGACGAGTCCCCTTCGGCCGCGCACGGACCCACCGGCGCGCACGCGGGCAGCTCCTTCCAGTACGGCTGGTGGAGCTACGTCGACAAGGACGTCCGCGCGGTGCTCGGTGAGAGCGTGCGGGGTCCGCTGGCGGACAAGTACTGCGGCGGCGGCAGTCTCGGCGCCTGCCGGGACATCCTGATCAGCACCTTGAAAACCGCGGCCGGCAAGACCGCGGCCCAGGTCTACCCCGGCGACGACCTGTGCTCGGCGGGCGACCAGTGGTGCGCCGACTCGATCGTGCAGCGCACCCTGGGAGGCATCAAGCACTCCAACATCAGCTGGCAGAACCGTCCGACCTTCCAGCAGGTGGTGGAGTTCACTTCGCACCGTTAG
- a CDS encoding serine-threonine protein kinase — translation MADPAMSVTPYWELTFDADGDPDTGRRDRLLAEVVERGVDDLVVFAHGWNSDRSAATRLYSSFFAPFPRLAPAARLGYVGVVWPSMRFCDEPIPDFPRSVAAEMPPRPVLDKDTRHALLETFPGRATVIDQLSRLLDQQPPEEAELEEFGRLVRMLVDVEPPGPQALFAADTLAEGVPQDEPEMFGGSAATVCEEFARALAQLESPGGAEGFTIPNPWDGAHELLRQGTYYAMKRRAGTVGERGLGRVIGQLAKAAPGVRVHLVGHSFGGRLASFALRGLPEGVRTVKSVTLLQGAFSHYAFATRLPHDTRAGGVLQGQQNRVDGPLVCCFSSHDSALGTLYPLASRMAGDAQGVAAFDLGRTLGAKWGAMGHDGVQAVPDTPSFKLADALGKLPAKGCVNVDVAVVVRRGGPPSGAHNDICHRELAQLVLAAGRIH, via the coding sequence ATGGCGGATCCGGCGATGAGTGTGACGCCCTACTGGGAGCTGACGTTCGACGCGGACGGCGACCCGGACACCGGCCGGCGGGACCGGCTGCTCGCGGAGGTGGTGGAGCGGGGCGTCGACGACCTGGTCGTCTTCGCGCACGGCTGGAACAGCGACCGCTCGGCGGCGACCCGGCTCTACAGCAGCTTCTTCGCCCCGTTCCCGCGGCTCGCTCCGGCGGCGAGACTCGGGTACGTGGGGGTCGTATGGCCGTCGATGCGGTTCTGCGACGAGCCGATCCCGGACTTCCCGCGGTCCGTGGCCGCCGAGATGCCGCCGCGTCCGGTGCTCGACAAGGACACCCGGCACGCACTGCTCGAGACCTTCCCCGGACGGGCCACCGTGATCGACCAGTTGTCCCGGCTGCTCGATCAGCAGCCTCCCGAAGAGGCCGAGCTGGAGGAGTTCGGGCGGCTGGTGCGGATGCTGGTGGACGTCGAGCCGCCCGGGCCCCAGGCGTTGTTCGCGGCGGACACGCTGGCGGAGGGGGTGCCACAGGACGAGCCGGAGATGTTCGGCGGGTCCGCGGCGACGGTGTGCGAGGAGTTCGCGCGAGCCCTCGCCCAGCTCGAATCCCCGGGCGGAGCAGAGGGGTTCACGATTCCCAACCCATGGGACGGGGCGCACGAACTGCTGCGGCAGGGGACGTACTACGCGATGAAGAGACGCGCCGGCACGGTGGGCGAGCGCGGGCTCGGCCGGGTGATCGGACAGCTCGCGAAGGCGGCGCCCGGGGTGCGGGTGCACCTCGTGGGGCACAGCTTCGGGGGCCGGCTGGCGTCGTTCGCACTGCGCGGGCTGCCGGAGGGGGTGCGGACGGTCAAGTCCGTCACGCTGCTCCAAGGGGCCTTCTCGCACTACGCGTTCGCGACCCGACTGCCGCACGACACGCGTGCGGGAGGTGTGCTCCAGGGACAGCAGAACCGCGTCGACGGGCCGCTCGTGTGCTGCTTCTCCAGCCATGACTCGGCGCTCGGCACCCTGTATCCGCTGGCCTCGCGCATGGCGGGTGACGCCCAGGGCGTGGCGGCCTTCGACCTCGGCCGGACCCTGGGCGCGAAGTGGGGGGCGATGGGCCATGACGGCGTGCAGGCAGTGCCGGACACGCCGTCCTTCAAGCTGGCCGACGCCCTCGGGAAGCTGCCCGCGAAGGGCTGCGTGAACGTCGACGTGGCGGTCGTCGTCAGACGCGGCGGACCGCCCTCGGGCGCGCACAACGACATCTGCCATCGCGAACTGGCCCAACTGGTGCTGGCGGCGGGCCGTATCCACTGA
- a CDS encoding exo-beta-N-acetylmuramidase NamZ family protein, which produces MRLSRRALLAATTAAASLTSAPPAHAARPGRRRTGFENLAASGYEQLRGQRCGIVTNPTGVTRDVRHIVDVMHADPRVDLTAVFGPEHGFRGTAQAGGSEGRYDDPATGLPVYDTYLKSGRPLADIFTASGVDTVVFDIQDVGARFYTYIWTLYDCMEAAQLAGKRFVVLDRPNPVTGRAAQGPVLHREFATFVGRQPISQAHGMTVAELARLFNGEFLTSPVPLGTVLMTGWKRSEFYDAWNLPWVPPSPNMPTPDTALVYSGTCLFEGTNLSEGRGTTRPFELLGAEGLDGRWAAAVNELGLPGVHFREAYFAPTFSKFQGRTVGGVQIHVHDRSGYDPARTGIALLVTAKKAWSGFGWRADNWIDKLTGSTRVRTMIDAGAGADEVVASWREELTAFRRIRKNYLLYG; this is translated from the coding sequence ATGCGCCTATCCAGACGAGCTCTCCTCGCAGCGACAACGGCAGCAGCCTCACTGACCTCAGCCCCACCCGCCCACGCGGCCCGGCCCGGCCGCAGGCGAACCGGCTTCGAGAACCTCGCCGCATCCGGCTACGAACAACTCCGCGGCCAGCGATGCGGCATCGTCACCAACCCCACCGGCGTCACCCGAGACGTCCGGCACATCGTCGACGTGATGCACGCCGACCCCCGCGTCGACCTGACCGCCGTCTTCGGCCCCGAACACGGATTCCGGGGCACCGCGCAGGCGGGCGGCTCCGAGGGCCGCTACGACGACCCCGCGACCGGCCTCCCGGTCTACGACACGTACCTCAAGAGCGGCAGGCCCCTCGCCGACATCTTCACCGCCTCCGGTGTGGACACCGTCGTCTTCGACATCCAGGACGTGGGCGCGCGCTTCTACACGTACATCTGGACCCTGTACGACTGCATGGAGGCGGCACAGCTCGCGGGGAAGCGCTTCGTCGTCCTGGACCGCCCGAACCCGGTCACCGGCCGTGCGGCCCAGGGCCCGGTCCTGCACAGGGAGTTCGCGACCTTCGTGGGCAGACAGCCCATCTCCCAGGCACACGGAATGACCGTCGCGGAGCTGGCCCGTCTCTTCAACGGGGAGTTCCTCACCTCGCCCGTCCCCCTGGGCACGGTCCTGATGACGGGCTGGAAGCGCTCGGAGTTCTACGACGCCTGGAACCTCCCCTGGGTCCCCCCGAGCCCGAACATGCCGACCCCCGACACCGCCCTGGTGTACTCCGGCACCTGTCTCTTCGAGGGCACCAACCTCTCCGAGGGCCGCGGCACCACCCGCCCCTTCGAACTGCTGGGCGCGGAGGGCCTGGACGGCCGCTGGGCCGCTGCCGTGAACGAACTCGGCCTGCCCGGTGTGCACTTCAGGGAGGCCTACTTCGCCCCCACCTTCTCCAAGTTCCAGGGCAGGACGGTCGGCGGCGTACAGATCCACGTCCACGACCGGTCCGGCTACGACCCCGCCCGCACCGGCATCGCCCTGCTGGTGACCGCCAAGAAGGCCTGGTCCGGCTTCGGTTGGCGCGCGGACAACTGGATCGACAAGCTCACCGGCTCCACCCGGGTCCGCACGATGATCGACGCCGGCGCCGGTGCTGACGAGGTCGTGGCGAGCTGGCGGGAGGAGCTGACGGCTTTCCGGCGGATTCGAAAGAATTACCTCCTCTACGGATGA
- a CDS encoding SDR family oxidoreductase: MVEALQGAGVVVTGAGGGIGAALARRFAAEGARVVVNDLDAGRAKAVAEEIGGIAVAGDASAVVSDARDALGGNVDVYCANAGVAFGGGNADEPLDETGWATSWDVNVMAHVRAAHALLPGWLERGSGRFVSTVSAAGLLTMIGAAPYAVTKHGAYAFAEYLSLTYRHRGIKVHAICPQGVRTDMLAATGSAGDLVLQPTAVEPEDVAEALFRGIEEDRFLILPHPEVAEYYQVRAAEPDRWLAGMNHLQRKWEEAR; this comes from the coding sequence ATGGTGGAAGCCCTGCAGGGTGCCGGAGTGGTTGTGACCGGAGCGGGAGGTGGCATCGGGGCTGCGCTGGCCCGGCGGTTTGCTGCGGAAGGGGCCCGGGTCGTCGTCAATGACCTCGATGCCGGCCGCGCCAAGGCCGTGGCCGAGGAGATCGGGGGCATCGCCGTCGCCGGGGACGCCTCCGCCGTCGTCTCCGACGCCCGCGACGCGCTCGGCGGCAACGTCGACGTCTACTGCGCCAACGCCGGTGTCGCCTTCGGTGGAGGGAACGCCGACGAGCCGCTCGACGAGACCGGCTGGGCCACTTCCTGGGACGTGAACGTCATGGCGCACGTACGGGCAGCTCACGCGCTGCTCCCGGGGTGGCTGGAGCGGGGGAGCGGGCGGTTCGTGTCGACCGTTTCCGCCGCGGGGCTGCTGACCATGATCGGGGCCGCTCCCTACGCCGTCACCAAGCACGGGGCATACGCCTTCGCCGAGTATCTGTCGCTGACCTACCGGCACCGGGGCATCAAGGTGCACGCGATCTGTCCGCAGGGCGTGCGGACCGACATGCTCGCGGCCACCGGGAGCGCGGGAGATCTGGTGCTCCAGCCGACCGCCGTCGAACCGGAGGACGTGGCCGAGGCGCTGTTCCGGGGGATCGAGGAGGACCGGTTCCTGATCCTGCCGCACCCGGAGGTGGCCGAGTACTACCAGGTGCGGGCCGCCGAGCCCGATCGCTGGCTGGCCGGCATGAACCACCTCCAGCGCAAGTGGGAGGAAGCCCGATGA
- a CDS encoding class I adenylate-forming enzyme family protein, with the protein MSESRYAAKPWLALLSEAQRGPVEPADSLVHALRRAVAEAPERPCLAYFDGRLSYREVDELSDSVAGHLAARGLERGDRVAVLLQNSPLFVLALLGAWKAGAVVVPVNPMYKSGEVGHVLRDGEVAALICSDRAWESYLRETAAGSPVRIVLTGCELDFQTRGDARVLTFERLSQAEDADDLVAVARAGHKAPEGRDVTPSDIALISYTSGTSGTPKGATNTHGNIMYNAERQRTGLGLPEAPVYFALAPLFHITGMVCQLGACLNSVGTLVLAYRFEAGVVLEAFAEHQPHYTVGPSTAFMALAAHPDVTREHFSSFVNISSGGAPLPPALVEKFRAGFGPYIRNGYGLTECSAPCASVPPEREAPVDPVSGTLAVGVPGPETVVRIVDDSGAEVPFGEQGEILVRGPQVVPGYWRRPEATAETFPDGELRTGDIGFMDPEGWLYVVDRKKDMINASGFKVWPREVEDVLYTHPAVREAAVVGVPDGYRGETVKAYISLRPGAETDPDALAAYCKERLAAYKYPRQVEILPDLPKTASGKILRRELRSPPHNSE; encoded by the coding sequence ATGAGCGAGTCCCGGTACGCCGCCAAGCCCTGGCTGGCGCTGCTCAGTGAGGCCCAGCGCGGGCCGGTCGAGCCCGCCGACTCGCTCGTGCACGCCCTGCGGCGGGCCGTCGCCGAGGCGCCGGAGCGGCCCTGCCTCGCCTACTTCGACGGGCGGCTCAGCTACCGCGAGGTCGACGAGCTGAGCGACTCCGTCGCCGGGCACCTCGCCGCTCGCGGTCTGGAGCGCGGGGACCGGGTGGCGGTCCTGCTCCAGAACTCCCCGCTCTTCGTGCTCGCGCTGCTCGGTGCCTGGAAGGCGGGCGCGGTCGTCGTGCCCGTCAACCCCATGTACAAGTCGGGGGAGGTCGGCCATGTCCTGCGGGACGGGGAGGTGGCCGCCCTGATCTGCTCCGACCGGGCCTGGGAGTCGTATCTGCGCGAGACGGCGGCCGGTTCGCCCGTGCGGATCGTGCTGACCGGGTGCGAGTTGGATTTCCAGACCCGCGGGGACGCGCGCGTGCTCACCTTCGAGCGGCTGTCGCAGGCCGAGGACGCCGACGACCTGGTCGCCGTCGCCCGTGCCGGGCACAAGGCGCCCGAAGGACGGGACGTCACGCCCTCCGACATCGCGTTGATCAGCTACACCTCGGGGACGAGCGGCACGCCCAAGGGCGCCACCAACACACACGGCAACATCATGTACAACGCCGAGCGGCAGCGGACCGGGCTCGGGCTGCCCGAGGCGCCCGTGTACTTCGCGCTGGCGCCCCTGTTCCACATCACCGGGATGGTCTGCCAGCTCGGGGCGTGTCTGAACAGCGTGGGCACGCTCGTGCTGGCGTACCGCTTCGAGGCGGGCGTCGTGCTGGAGGCCTTCGCCGAGCACCAACCGCACTACACGGTCGGCCCGTCGACCGCCTTCATGGCCCTGGCCGCCCACCCGGACGTCACCCGCGAGCACTTCTCGTCGTTCGTCAACATCTCCTCCGGCGGGGCCCCGCTGCCGCCCGCCCTGGTGGAGAAGTTCCGGGCCGGCTTCGGGCCGTACATCCGCAACGGCTACGGGCTGACCGAGTGCTCCGCGCCCTGCGCGTCCGTGCCGCCGGAGCGGGAGGCGCCCGTCGACCCGGTGTCCGGGACGCTCGCCGTGGGCGTGCCGGGGCCCGAGACGGTCGTACGGATCGTCGACGACAGCGGCGCCGAGGTGCCCTTCGGCGAGCAGGGCGAGATCCTCGTGCGCGGGCCGCAGGTGGTGCCCGGCTACTGGCGGCGGCCGGAGGCGACCGCCGAGACCTTCCCGGACGGCGAGCTGCGCACGGGTGACATCGGGTTCATGGACCCCGAGGGCTGGCTGTACGTCGTGGACCGCAAGAAGGACATGATCAACGCGTCCGGCTTCAAGGTGTGGCCGCGCGAGGTCGAGGACGTGCTGTACACGCATCCGGCGGTGCGCGAGGCGGCCGTCGTCGGCGTGCCCGACGGGTACCGCGGGGAGACCGTCAAGGCGTACATCAGCCTCCGTCCGGGTGCGGAAACCGACCCCGATGCACTCGCCGCGTACTGCAAGGAGAGACTGGCGGCCTACAAATACCCGCGGCAGGTGGAGATCCTGCCCGACTTGCCGAAGACGGCCAGTGGGAAGATCCTCCGGCGGGAACTCCGTTCCCCACCGCACAACAGCGAATGA
- a CDS encoding TetR/AcrR family transcriptional regulator: MPRTTDGDGTPVPQRLLAAATRLFAEQGYDRTSVQEIVEAAGVTKGALYHYFGSKDDLLHEVYARVLRVQQERLDALANADEPIEKRLRAAAADVVVTTIENLDDAMIFFRSMHHLSPEKNKQVRAERRKYHERFRALIEEGQEAGVFSKATPADLVVDYHFGSVHHLSTWYRPDGPMGPQEVADHLADLLLRSLRP; encoded by the coding sequence GTGCCCAGGACGACGGACGGAGACGGTACGCCCGTCCCGCAGCGGCTGCTGGCCGCCGCCACCCGGCTCTTCGCCGAGCAGGGCTACGACCGCACCTCCGTGCAGGAGATCGTCGAGGCGGCCGGCGTCACCAAGGGGGCGCTGTACCACTACTTCGGCTCCAAGGACGACCTCCTGCACGAGGTGTACGCGCGCGTGCTGCGCGTCCAGCAGGAGCGCCTCGACGCGCTCGCGAACGCCGACGAGCCGATCGAGAAGCGGCTGCGGGCGGCGGCCGCCGACGTCGTCGTCACCACGATCGAGAACCTCGACGACGCGATGATCTTCTTCCGCTCGATGCACCACCTGAGCCCCGAGAAGAACAAGCAGGTACGCGCCGAGCGGCGCAAGTACCACGAGCGCTTCCGCGCCCTCATCGAGGAGGGCCAGGAAGCGGGCGTCTTCTCGAAGGCGACCCCGGCCGATCTCGTCGTGGACTACCACTTCGGGTCCGTCCACCACCTGTCGACCTGGTACCGCCCGGACGGCCCGATGGGCCCGCAGGAGGTCGCCGACCACCTGGCCGACCTCCTCCTGCGGTCCCTGCGGCCGTAG
- a CDS encoding acyl-CoA dehydrogenase family protein, translating into MDFAFDARTEELRAKLLAFMDEYVYPAEAVAEEQRDLLASPWDTPAVVEELKAEARRQGLWNLFLPDAEYGAGLTNLQYAPLAEITGRSPQLAPTALNCAAPDTGNMEVLSQFGDEQQKKQWLEPLLAGEIRSAFAMTEPEVASSDATNITTHIERDGDEYVVTGRKWYISGAMNPDCKIFIVMGKTDPDGEDIRRQQSMILVPRDTPGVTVKRAMRVFGYEDHYHGGHAEVIFDHARVPASNLVGEEGGGFAIAQARLGPGRIHHCMRLIGMAERAIELMCRRAVSRDAFGKALAQQGVVHNWIADARVTAEQLRLLVLKTAWLMDTVGNRGAHTEIQSIKIATPRAVVDIIDRAIQLHGAGGVSQDFPLAELYAGARTLMIADGPDEVHQRSLARRELKKYL; encoded by the coding sequence ATGGACTTCGCGTTCGACGCGCGCACCGAGGAGCTGCGCGCCAAGCTGCTCGCCTTCATGGACGAGTACGTCTACCCCGCCGAGGCCGTCGCGGAGGAGCAGCGCGACCTGCTGGCCTCGCCGTGGGACACCCCGGCCGTGGTCGAGGAGCTCAAGGCCGAGGCACGCAGGCAGGGCCTGTGGAACCTGTTCCTCCCGGACGCCGAGTACGGCGCCGGCCTCACCAACCTCCAGTACGCCCCGCTCGCCGAGATCACCGGTCGCTCCCCGCAGCTCGCGCCCACCGCGCTGAACTGCGCGGCGCCCGACACCGGCAACATGGAGGTGCTCTCGCAGTTCGGCGACGAGCAGCAGAAGAAGCAGTGGCTGGAGCCGCTGCTGGCCGGTGAGATCCGCTCGGCGTTCGCGATGACCGAGCCGGAGGTCGCGTCCTCCGACGCCACCAACATCACCACGCACATCGAACGGGACGGCGACGAGTACGTCGTCACGGGCCGCAAGTGGTACATCTCCGGGGCGATGAACCCGGACTGCAAGATCTTCATCGTGATGGGCAAGACCGACCCGGACGGCGAGGACATCCGCCGCCAGCAGTCCATGATCCTGGTTCCCCGGGACACCCCGGGTGTCACGGTCAAGCGCGCGATGCGGGTCTTCGGCTACGAGGACCACTACCACGGCGGCCACGCCGAGGTGATCTTCGACCACGCGCGCGTACCGGCCTCGAACCTCGTCGGCGAGGAGGGCGGCGGCTTCGCCATCGCCCAGGCCCGCCTCGGCCCCGGCCGGATCCACCACTGCATGCGGCTGATCGGCATGGCCGAGCGGGCGATCGAGCTGATGTGCCGCCGGGCCGTCTCCCGTGACGCCTTCGGCAAGGCCTTGGCCCAGCAGGGCGTGGTCCACAACTGGATCGCCGACGCGCGCGTGACCGCCGAACAGCTCCGCCTGCTGGTCCTGAAGACGGCCTGGCTGATGGACACGGTCGGCAACCGGGGTGCCCACACCGAGATCCAGTCCATCAAGATCGCCACGCCCCGCGCGGTCGTCGACATCATCGACCGGGCGATCCAGCTGCACGGCGCGGGCGGCGTCAGCCAGGACTTCCCGCTGGCCGAGCTGTACGCCGGCGCCCGCACCCTGATGATCGCGGACGGCCCGGACGAGGTCCACCAGCGCTCGCTCGCGCGACGGGAGCTGAAGAAGTACCTCTAG
- a CDS encoding phosphotransferase family protein has translation MSPDHPPGLDLDRLRGLLDRERPGLVHGPLTGRLIEGGRSNLTYAVSDGTSKWVVRRPPLGHVLATAHDMKREHRVISALHPTDVPVPRPVLLCEDEDVLGSPFYVMEFVEGTPYRTADELAPLGPERTRDAVLSLVDTLVELHAVDPAEVGLADFGRPEGFLDRQLRRWGKQLDASRNRDLAGIDELHATLGRRLPQSPAATVVHGDYRLDNVLMGDDDEIKAILDWEMSTLGDPLTDLGLLVMYSMPLGMPDSPVSTTAEAPGHPDPAELVARYAERSGRDVSAVSWYTAFAWFKLAVILEGIHYRYTLGQTVGRGFDRIGDLVPVFIQHGLTTLRHGIQEG, from the coding sequence ATGAGCCCCGATCATCCACCAGGACTCGATCTCGACCGGCTGCGCGGCCTGCTCGACCGCGAGCGGCCCGGCCTGGTGCACGGCCCCCTGACCGGCCGGCTGATCGAGGGCGGACGGTCGAATCTCACTTACGCGGTGTCGGACGGCACGTCGAAGTGGGTCGTACGACGGCCCCCGCTGGGCCACGTCCTGGCCACCGCGCACGACATGAAGCGCGAGCACCGGGTCATCAGTGCCCTGCATCCCACGGACGTGCCGGTGCCGCGGCCGGTCCTGCTGTGCGAGGACGAGGACGTGCTCGGATCGCCGTTCTACGTCATGGAGTTCGTCGAGGGCACCCCGTACCGCACCGCCGACGAACTCGCCCCCCTCGGGCCCGAACGCACCCGCGACGCCGTGCTGTCCCTCGTCGACACCCTCGTCGAACTGCACGCGGTGGATCCGGCGGAGGTCGGCCTCGCGGACTTCGGCCGCCCGGAGGGCTTCCTGGACCGCCAGCTGCGCCGCTGGGGCAAGCAGCTGGACGCGTCCCGCAACCGCGACCTCGCCGGCATCGACGAGCTGCACGCGACCCTCGGCCGCCGTCTCCCGCAGTCCCCCGCGGCCACGGTCGTCCACGGCGACTACCGTCTCGACAACGTCCTGATGGGCGACGACGACGAGATCAAGGCGATCCTCGACTGGGAGATGTCGACCCTCGGCGACCCGCTCACCGACCTCGGCCTGCTGGTCATGTACAGCATGCCGCTGGGCATGCCCGACTCCCCCGTCTCCACGACCGCCGAGGCCCCGGGCCACCCGGATCCGGCCGAACTGGTCGCGCGGTACGCCGAGCGCTCCGGACGGGACGTCTCCGCGGTGTCCTGGTACACGGCGTTCGCCTGGTTCAAGCTCGCCGTGATCCTGGAGGGCATCCACTACCGCTACACCCTGGGCCAGACGGTCGGCCGCGGTTTCGACCGCATCGGCGACCTCGTCCCGGTCTTCATCCAGCACGGTCTGACCACGCTTCGACACGGCATCCAGGAAGGCTGA